The following proteins are co-located in the Streptomyces sp. NBC_00435 genome:
- a CDS encoding SIMPL domain-containing protein, with product MTQDASQQPYGTPEVPRVAVRGEATLEVDPEIARIGITVSARGTDRRTALEDLTRRNNAVLDLVKSYGDPVEKLETGAFSITPELTRHGRGERIRAYHGRVHLTAELNDFTSLGELTTRLADLELTQVDGPWWALRPTSPAHGEARRQAVLEAVQRAREYAAALGADLAALVELADLGAENAPTPFQARPGGGMRTMAFSPAEDAGAPALDLEPQRQTVYAQVNARFTMTPPQL from the coding sequence ATGACCCAGGACGCATCGCAACAGCCCTACGGAACCCCCGAAGTCCCCCGCGTCGCAGTCCGCGGCGAAGCCACCCTCGAAGTCGACCCCGAGATCGCCCGCATCGGCATCACCGTCAGCGCCCGCGGCACCGACCGGCGCACCGCACTCGAAGACCTCACCCGCCGCAACAACGCCGTCCTCGACCTCGTCAAAAGCTACGGCGACCCCGTCGAAAAACTCGAAACCGGCGCCTTCTCCATCACCCCCGAACTCACCCGCCACGGCCGCGGCGAACGCATCCGCGCCTACCACGGCCGCGTCCACCTCACCGCGGAACTCAACGACTTCACCAGCCTCGGCGAACTCACCACCCGCCTCGCCGACCTCGAACTCACCCAGGTCGACGGCCCTTGGTGGGCCCTGCGCCCCACCTCGCCCGCCCACGGCGAAGCCCGCCGCCAAGCCGTACTCGAAGCGGTCCAACGCGCCCGCGAATACGCCGCCGCCCTCGGAGCGGACCTCGCCGCCCTCGTCGAACTCGCCGACCTCGGAGCCGAGAACGCCCCCACCCCTTTCCAGGCACGCCCCGGCGGAGGCATGCGCACCATGGCCTTCAGCCCCGCAGAAGACGCCGGCGCCCCCGCACTCGACCTCGAACCTCAGCGCCAGACCGTCTACGCACAGGTGAACGCACGCTTCACCATGACCCCTCCCCAGCTGTGA
- a CDS encoding bifunctional metallophosphatase/5'-nucleotidase, with protein MAFDRRTFLGTSAATGAAVALAGATSTPAAAADAPAVTASAGRPRTYAFTVMGTTDLHGNVFNWDYFTDKEFDDKSHNDVGLAKISTLVNQVRAEKGRCNTLLIDAGDTIQGTQLSYYYAKVDPITARRGPVHPMAQAMNAIGYDAAALGNHEFNYGIPVLRKFEEQCDFPLLGANALDARTLRPAFAPYSMHRLRTPHGRDVKVAVLGLTNPGIAIWDKANVQGKMTFPGLEEQAAKYVPRLRSLGADVVIVSAHSGSSGTSSYGDQLPYIENAAALVAEQVPGIDAILVGHAHTEIPEYRVRNKATGKDVVLSEPLKWGQRLTLFDFELTWAKGCWSVAKVSARVVNSNTAVEDPKIVGLLSDEHRKVVAYVNQVIGTSTQAMSSADGPVKDVAIIDLISHVQAETVKGALAGTEWAALPVLSQASCFSRTASIPAGQVTIKDAAGLYPFENTLEARLLTGAQVKAYLEYSARYYVRTAPGEVVDPAKLTNAESTPDYNYDAVYGLAYDIDISEPVGSRISGLSFQGRPVDPAAQFVLAVNNYRASGGGNFPHVPQARQVWANSEEIRNTIIQWVKAKGTVDPAQFASVDWRLTRAGVPVF; from the coding sequence ATGGCGTTCGACCGTAGGACATTTCTGGGCACTTCGGCTGCGACGGGTGCGGCTGTGGCGTTGGCGGGGGCCACGAGCACCCCGGCCGCCGCGGCTGACGCGCCGGCCGTTACGGCTTCGGCCGGGCGGCCGAGGACGTACGCGTTCACGGTGATGGGGACGACGGACCTGCACGGGAACGTCTTCAACTGGGACTACTTCACGGACAAGGAGTTCGACGACAAGTCGCACAACGACGTGGGTCTGGCGAAGATCTCCACGCTGGTGAATCAGGTGCGGGCGGAGAAGGGGCGGTGCAACACGCTGCTGATCGACGCCGGTGACACCATTCAGGGCACGCAGCTTTCGTACTACTACGCGAAGGTGGATCCGATCACCGCGCGGCGTGGTCCGGTGCATCCGATGGCGCAGGCGATGAACGCGATCGGTTATGACGCGGCGGCGCTGGGGAACCACGAGTTCAATTACGGCATTCCGGTGCTGCGGAAGTTCGAGGAGCAGTGTGATTTCCCGCTGCTGGGGGCGAATGCGCTGGATGCGAGGACGCTGCGGCCGGCGTTCGCGCCGTACAGCATGCACCGGTTGCGGACTCCGCACGGGCGGGATGTGAAGGTGGCGGTGCTGGGTCTGACGAATCCCGGCATCGCGATCTGGGACAAGGCGAACGTGCAGGGGAAGATGACGTTCCCGGGTCTTGAGGAGCAGGCGGCGAAGTACGTGCCGAGGTTGCGCTCGCTGGGTGCGGACGTGGTGATCGTGTCCGCGCATTCGGGGTCGAGTGGTACGTCGAGTTACGGGGACCAGCTTCCGTACATCGAGAACGCGGCGGCTCTGGTGGCGGAGCAGGTGCCGGGGATCGACGCGATCCTGGTGGGGCACGCGCACACGGAGATCCCGGAGTACCGGGTGAGGAACAAGGCGACGGGCAAGGACGTGGTGCTGTCCGAGCCGCTGAAGTGGGGGCAGCGTCTGACGCTGTTCGACTTCGAGCTGACGTGGGCGAAGGGCTGCTGGTCGGTCGCGAAGGTGTCGGCCCGGGTGGTGAACTCGAACACGGCGGTGGAGGACCCGAAGATAGTGGGACTGCTGTCGGACGAGCACCGCAAGGTCGTGGCGTATGTGAACCAGGTGATCGGTACCTCCACGCAGGCGATGTCCTCGGCGGACGGTCCGGTCAAGGACGTGGCGATCATCGATCTGATCAGCCACGTGCAGGCGGAGACGGTCAAGGGCGCGCTGGCGGGTACGGAGTGGGCGGCGCTGCCGGTGCTGTCGCAGGCTTCGTGCTTCTCGCGGACGGCGTCGATTCCTGCCGGGCAGGTGACGATCAAGGATGCGGCGGGTCTGTATCCGTTCGAGAACACGCTGGAGGCGCGGCTGCTGACGGGTGCGCAGGTGAAGGCGTACCTGGAGTACTCGGCGAGGTACTACGTGAGGACGGCTCCGGGTGAGGTGGTGGATCCGGCGAAGCTGACGAATGCGGAGAGCACGCCGGACTACAACTACGACGCCGTGTACGGGCTGGCGTACGACATCGACATCTCCGAGCCGGTGGGTTCGCGGATCTCGGGGCTGTCCTTCCAGGGCAGGCCGGTGGATCCGGCGGCGCAGTTCGTGCTGGCGGTGAACAATTACCGGGCTTCGGGCGGCGGGAACTTCCCGCACGTGCCGCAGGCCCGGCAGGTGTGGGCGAATTCGGAGGAGATCCGCAACACGATCATCCAGTGGGTGAAGGCCAAGGGGACGGTGGACCCGGCTCAGTTCGCGTCCGTGGACTGGCGTCTGACCCGGGCCGGGGTACCGGTCTTCTAA
- the pepN gene encoding aminopeptidase N has product MSALTRNEAQLRAQLLDVQHYEVALDLTTGDETFGSRTVIRFTARAAGDTFVELKPDELHSAELDGHPLDPAALTDGRLPLTGLAEGPHELRVDARMHYSRTGEGLHRFTDPADGETYVYTQMFLDDVQRVFPAFDQPDLKAVFEFTVTAPDDWTVLANGVTTRTGESAAGSAVWKSAPTPVISTYLAAVAAGPWHSVRTEHAGLPFGIHCRRSLAPYLDADAVEILDITTACFDRFHEKFTEPYPFDSYDQAFVPEFNAGAMENPGLVTFRDEYVFRSAVTDSERQRRAVTIAHEMAHMWFGDLVTLSWWDDIWLNESFAEFMGYQTLIEATRFTETWTGFGVERKPWGYDADQRPSTHPVAPDAAAVPDTASALLNFDGISYAKGASALRQLVAWLGEKDFLAGINTHFARHKFANASLADFVDSLAANTDRDVHAWAAIWLGTTGVDTLTPRIEESPGGWTLTVDRTGTRPHHIAAGLYDRGPDGALEPREVLALDVPSDEVLSAGGPRPALLVLNDGDLTYAKVRLDQTSLESALRGVSRIPDALTRAVVWNSLRDMVRDGELAAADYLATAEVHVPEETDLAIVQAVLTFARGQIADRHLPPEHRTEALATLTSIARTLLRRTEDGSDPGLRLVAVRTLIDSATQPDTVAAWLAEGTVPGGPELDPELRWRILARLSVLGATNERDIAEALAADPSASGQEGAARCRAAVPTAGAKAAAWDRLFHDDTLSNYLFTATAQGFWQPEQADLVREYVPRYYPEAVALAARRGPAIADAAGRWAFPGHEITEANLQAGRTCLADPDITPLLHRKLVDQLDDLSRALRTRA; this is encoded by the coding sequence ATGTCCGCATTGACGCGCAACGAAGCGCAGCTCCGAGCCCAGCTCCTCGACGTCCAGCACTACGAGGTCGCCCTCGACCTCACGACCGGTGACGAGACCTTCGGGTCCCGCACCGTCATCCGGTTCACCGCCCGCGCCGCCGGAGACACCTTCGTCGAGCTGAAACCGGACGAACTGCACTCCGCCGAGCTCGACGGACACCCCCTGGACCCGGCCGCCCTCACCGACGGCCGCCTCCCGCTCACCGGCCTCGCCGAAGGCCCCCACGAGCTCCGCGTCGACGCCCGCATGCACTACTCCCGCACCGGCGAGGGCCTGCACCGCTTCACCGACCCCGCGGACGGGGAGACGTACGTCTACACCCAGATGTTCCTGGACGACGTCCAGCGCGTCTTCCCGGCCTTCGACCAGCCCGACCTCAAGGCCGTCTTCGAGTTCACCGTCACCGCCCCCGACGACTGGACCGTCCTCGCCAACGGCGTCACCACCCGTACCGGCGAGAGCGCCGCCGGCAGCGCCGTCTGGAAGTCCGCCCCCACCCCGGTCATCTCCACCTACCTCGCCGCCGTCGCCGCAGGCCCCTGGCACAGCGTCCGCACCGAGCACGCGGGCCTCCCCTTCGGCATCCACTGCCGTCGTTCCCTCGCCCCCTACCTCGACGCGGACGCGGTCGAGATCCTCGACATCACCACCGCCTGCTTCGACCGCTTCCACGAGAAGTTCACCGAGCCCTACCCCTTCGACTCCTACGACCAGGCCTTCGTACCGGAGTTCAACGCCGGCGCCATGGAGAACCCGGGCCTGGTCACCTTCCGCGACGAGTACGTCTTCCGCTCCGCCGTCACCGACTCCGAACGCCAGCGCCGCGCCGTGACCATCGCGCACGAGATGGCCCACATGTGGTTCGGCGACCTCGTCACCCTCAGCTGGTGGGACGACATCTGGCTGAACGAGTCCTTCGCCGAGTTCATGGGCTACCAGACCCTCATCGAAGCCACCCGCTTCACCGAGACGTGGACCGGATTCGGCGTGGAACGCAAGCCCTGGGGCTACGACGCGGACCAGCGCCCCTCCACCCACCCGGTCGCCCCCGACGCCGCCGCCGTGCCCGACACCGCCTCCGCCCTCCTCAACTTCGACGGCATCTCCTACGCCAAGGGCGCCTCCGCACTGCGCCAGCTCGTCGCCTGGCTCGGCGAGAAGGACTTCCTGGCCGGCATCAACACACACTTCGCCCGCCACAAGTTCGCCAACGCCTCCCTCGCCGACTTCGTGGACTCCCTCGCCGCCAACACCGACCGCGACGTCCACGCCTGGGCCGCGATCTGGCTGGGCACCACCGGCGTCGACACCCTCACCCCGCGGATCGAGGAGAGCCCGGGCGGCTGGACCCTCACCGTCGACCGCACCGGAACCCGCCCCCACCACATCGCGGCCGGCCTCTACGACCGCGGCCCCGACGGCGCCCTCGAACCCCGCGAGGTCCTCGCCCTCGACGTCCCCTCCGACGAGGTCCTGTCGGCCGGCGGCCCGCGCCCCGCCCTCCTCGTCCTCAACGACGGCGACCTCACCTACGCCAAGGTCCGCCTCGACCAGACTTCCCTGGAAAGCGCCCTGCGCGGCGTCTCCCGCATCCCCGACGCCCTCACCCGGGCCGTCGTGTGGAACTCCCTGCGCGACATGGTCCGTGACGGCGAGTTGGCCGCCGCCGACTACCTGGCCACCGCCGAAGTCCACGTGCCGGAGGAGACCGACCTGGCGATCGTCCAGGCCGTCCTGACCTTCGCCCGCGGCCAGATCGCCGACCGCCACCTCCCCCCGGAACACCGGACGGAGGCCCTCGCCACCCTCACCTCCATCGCCCGCACCCTGCTGCGGCGCACCGAGGACGGCTCCGACCCGGGCCTGCGGCTCGTCGCCGTACGCACCCTCATCGACAGCGCGACCCAGCCCGACACCGTGGCCGCCTGGCTCGCCGAGGGAACCGTCCCCGGTGGCCCCGAACTCGACCCCGAGCTGCGCTGGCGCATCCTCGCCCGGCTGTCCGTCCTCGGCGCGACCAACGAGAGGGACATCGCCGAGGCCCTCGCCGCCGACCCCAGTGCCAGCGGCCAGGAAGGCGCCGCCCGCTGCCGCGCCGCCGTCCCGACGGCCGGCGCCAAGGCTGCCGCCTGGGACCGGCTCTTCCACGACGACACGCTGTCCAACTACCTCTTCACGGCCACCGCCCAGGGCTTCTGGCAGCCCGAACAGGCTGATCTGGTACGGGAGTACGTACCGCGCTACTACCCCGAGGCCGTCGCCCTCGCCGCCCGCCGCGGCCCCGCCATCGCCGACGCCGCGGGCCGCTGGGCCTTCCCCGGCCACGAGATCACCGAAGCCAACCTCCAGGCCGGCCGCACCTGCCTCGCGGACCCGGACATCACCCCCCTCCTCCACCGCAAGCTCGTCGACCAACTGGACGACCTCTCCCGCGCCCTCCGCACCCGCGCCTGA
- a CDS encoding lysine N(6)-hydroxylase/L-ornithine N(5)-oxygenase family protein, with translation MTAQLDAPHDLVGIGIGPFNLSLAALAHGLPHQGAGELATAFYDQRRDFRWHPGLLIDGATLQVPFLADLVTLADPASPWSFLSYLKHKERLFPFYFAESFHIQRAEYDAYCRWVAGRLPGLHFGHQVDAVRWNPERDLFEVDFTQLDADGEAEALGRTYTRNLALGIGTAPYVPEPLRPLAEAPTVPVIHSSEYLDNRRRILGAEHVTVIGSGQSGAEVFLDLLRSRPAGRERLTWLARTPSFAPMEYSKLGLEHFTPDYTRYFHSLPEPVRDRLVPAQWQLHKGIDATTIAAIHEELYRRTLDGGWPDAVLTPGVSVRTAGRVATTKVELHLEHVEQGARSRLTTDAVVLATGYKERPLSRLLAGLDPYLRKDSSGRPRIDDRYRMITDPAVSGSIFVQNGERHTHGVGAPDLGLAAWRSAAILNTLTGKEPYPQPHRTAFTTFGLEQREHTRPHPAGELLPLVEHP, from the coding sequence ATGACCGCCCAGCTCGATGCACCCCACGACCTCGTCGGAATCGGCATCGGCCCTTTCAACCTCTCCCTCGCCGCCCTCGCCCACGGCCTGCCCCACCAAGGCGCCGGAGAACTGGCCACCGCCTTCTACGACCAGCGCCGAGACTTCCGCTGGCACCCCGGACTCCTGATCGACGGTGCCACCCTCCAAGTCCCCTTCCTCGCCGACCTCGTCACCCTCGCCGATCCGGCCAGCCCCTGGTCCTTCCTCAGCTACCTCAAGCACAAGGAACGACTCTTCCCCTTCTACTTCGCCGAGAGCTTCCACATCCAGCGCGCCGAATACGACGCCTACTGCCGCTGGGTCGCCGGCCGCCTGCCCGGACTCCACTTCGGCCACCAGGTCGACGCCGTCCGCTGGAACCCCGAACGCGACCTCTTCGAAGTCGACTTCACCCAGCTCGACGCCGACGGCGAAGCCGAAGCCCTCGGCCGCACCTACACCCGTAACCTCGCCCTCGGCATCGGGACCGCCCCCTACGTCCCCGAACCGCTGCGTCCCCTCGCCGAAGCCCCCACCGTTCCGGTGATCCACTCCTCCGAGTACCTCGACAACCGCCGGCGCATCCTCGGCGCCGAACACGTCACCGTCATCGGATCGGGCCAGTCCGGAGCCGAGGTCTTCCTCGACCTGCTCCGCTCCCGCCCCGCCGGCCGCGAACGCCTCACCTGGCTCGCCCGCACCCCCTCCTTCGCCCCCATGGAGTACTCCAAGCTCGGCCTGGAACACTTCACCCCCGACTACACCCGCTACTTCCACTCCCTCCCCGAACCGGTCCGCGACCGCCTCGTCCCCGCCCAGTGGCAACTCCACAAGGGCATCGACGCCACCACCATCGCCGCCATCCACGAGGAGCTCTACCGCCGCACCCTCGACGGAGGCTGGCCCGACGCCGTCCTCACCCCCGGAGTCAGCGTCCGCACCGCCGGCCGCGTCGCCACCACGAAGGTCGAACTCCACCTCGAACACGTGGAACAAGGCGCGCGCTCCCGCCTCACCACCGACGCCGTCGTCCTCGCCACCGGCTACAAGGAACGACCGCTCAGCCGCCTCCTCGCCGGGCTCGACCCCTACCTGCGCAAGGACTCTTCCGGCCGCCCCCGCATCGACGACCGCTACCGGATGATCACCGACCCGGCTGTCAGCGGCAGCATCTTCGTCCAGAACGGCGAACGCCACACCCACGGAGTCGGAGCCCCCGACCTCGGCCTGGCTGCCTGGCGCAGCGCCGCCATCCTGAACACCCTGACGGGCAAGGAGCCCTACCCGCAGCCCCACCGCACCGCCTTCACCACCTTCGGACTCGAACAGCGGGAGCACACCCGGCCCCACCCCGCCGGCGAACTGCTCCCACTGGTCGAGCACCCGTAA
- a CDS encoding pyridoxal phosphate-dependent decarboxylase family protein has product MTASPGTGRRGTAPLAGGAHGPDALRPLLDTVLDALRTGARARGGPLPAGGPDAVAARVAAALGDVLPEHGHGDHEALRTLVHTLTAGAADPADPLCAAHLHCPPLAVAAAADLAVSALNPSLDSWDQAPAASVLEALLTRALAAEFHDTPHPDAVLTTGGTEANQLALLLARERHGPHLTVLHGANAHHSVPRAAWLLGLPPTRGLPTPDGTLTPTTLAEALATTTGPVLVTATAGTTDAGLIDPLGPLADLCDLHGADLHIDASYGGLLALSPRHRPKLTGLSRARSITIDLHKLGWQPIAAGLLTVPDTSLLAPLGHQADYLNAPDDTRAGLPDLLGRSLRTTRRADALKIATTLRSLGRDGLTDLIDRTCALADQLARLLEAHPAFELHAAPTISTVLFRPTHADDTALADLRRTLLLDGTAVLGRATADGRLWLKATLLNPHTTAGDLDALVTLLEGSTHR; this is encoded by the coding sequence ATGACAGCGTCCCCCGGCACAGGCAGACGCGGAACGGCCCCGCTCGCCGGCGGAGCCCACGGCCCGGACGCCCTGCGACCACTCCTCGACACCGTCCTCGACGCACTGCGCACCGGAGCCCGCGCCCGCGGCGGACCGCTCCCGGCCGGCGGACCCGACGCAGTGGCCGCCCGCGTCGCCGCCGCACTCGGCGACGTACTGCCTGAACACGGGCACGGGGACCACGAAGCCCTACGGACCCTCGTCCACACCCTCACCGCCGGCGCCGCCGACCCCGCCGACCCACTGTGCGCGGCCCACCTGCACTGCCCGCCGCTCGCCGTCGCGGCCGCCGCGGACCTCGCCGTCAGCGCCCTCAACCCCTCCCTCGACTCCTGGGACCAGGCTCCCGCCGCCTCCGTCCTCGAAGCCCTCCTCACACGCGCCCTCGCCGCCGAGTTCCACGACACCCCCCACCCCGACGCCGTCCTCACCACCGGTGGCACGGAAGCCAACCAACTGGCCCTCCTCCTCGCCCGCGAACGCCACGGCCCCCACCTGACCGTCCTGCACGGAGCCAACGCCCACCACTCCGTCCCCCGTGCCGCCTGGCTCCTAGGCCTGCCGCCCACCCGCGGCCTCCCCACCCCCGACGGGACCCTCACCCCCACCACCCTCGCCGAGGCCCTCGCCACCACCACCGGCCCGGTCCTCGTCACCGCCACCGCCGGCACCACCGATGCCGGCCTCATCGACCCCCTCGGCCCCCTCGCCGACCTCTGCGACCTCCACGGCGCCGACCTCCACATCGACGCCTCCTACGGCGGCCTCCTCGCGCTCAGCCCCCGCCACCGCCCCAAACTCACCGGCCTGAGCCGGGCCCGGTCGATCACCATCGACCTGCACAAGCTCGGCTGGCAACCCATCGCCGCGGGACTCCTGACCGTCCCCGACACCAGCCTCTTGGCCCCCCTCGGCCACCAGGCCGACTACCTCAACGCCCCCGACGACACCCGGGCCGGCCTGCCCGATCTCCTGGGCCGTTCACTGCGCACCACCCGCCGCGCGGACGCCCTCAAGATCGCCACCACCCTGCGCTCCCTCGGCCGTGACGGCCTCACCGACCTCATCGACCGCACCTGCGCACTCGCCGACCAGCTCGCCCGACTCCTCGAAGCACACCCCGCCTTCGAACTCCACGCGGCGCCCACCATCAGCACCGTCCTGTTCCGGCCCACCCACGCCGATGACACGGCCCTCGCCGACCTGCGACGCACCCTCCTCCTCGACGGCACCGCCGTACTGGGCCGGGCCACCGCCGACGGCCGCCTGTGGCTCAAAGCCACCCTGCTCAACCCCCACACCACGGCGGGGGACCTGGACGCCCTCGTGACCCTCCTGGAAGGCAGCACCCACCGATGA